A window of Methanocaldococcus vulcanius M7 genomic DNA:
AGCTCAAAGACCATTTGGTGGGCAGAGTTTTAATAGAACCTGCTACTGTGGAGACAGAACTGGCCATGAAATAATGAGAGGATTAATGGAATATCTCTCTAAGTTTGAGAGAATTAAAATTTTAGAAGAAGTTATGGCTATAAAACTAATTGTTGAAGATAACAGATGCTACGGAGCGATATTTTTGGATCTAATAAGTGGGAACATCTTTCCAATATTTGCCAAAGCAACTATTTTGGCAACAGGAGGAGCAGGACAACTCTACCCTATAACCTCAAACCCAATACAAAAAACAGGAGATGGTTTTGCAATCGCATATAATGAAGGAGCCGAACTTATAGATATGGAGATGGTTCAATTTCATCCAACTGGGATGGTTGGAACCGGAATTTTAGTTACGGAGGCAGTTAGAGGAGAAGGGGGGATTTTATACAACAAAAACAAAGAAAGATTTATGGCAAGATATGATAAAGAAAAAATGGAATTATCAACAAGAGATGTCGTTGCAAGAGCTATTTATAGAGAAATTAAGGAAGGCAGGGGGGTAAATGGTGGAGTTTATTTAGACGTATCTCATCTCCCAAAAGAAGTTATCGAAAAAAAGTTAGAAACCATGTATAAGCAGTTTTTAAGATTTGGGATAGATATAAGAAAAGAGCCAATGATCGTTTCACCAACAGCCCACCATTTTATGGGAGGATTAAAAATTAATGAAAAATGCGAAACAAACATAAAAGGGCTATTTGCATGTGGAGAAGTTGCAGGAGGAATTCACGGGGCTAACAGATTAGGAGGTAATGC
This region includes:
- the tfrA gene encoding fumarate reductase (CoM/CoB) subunit TfrA, with amino-acid sequence METDILIIGGGGAAARAAIECRNKNVVIAVKGLFGKSGCTVMAEGGYNAVFNPKDSFEKHFYDTLKGGGYINNPKLVEILVKNAPKELINLEKFGALFDRTEDGFIAQRPFGGQSFNRTCYCGDRTGHEIMRGLMEYLSKFERIKILEEVMAIKLIVEDNRCYGAIFLDLISGNIFPIFAKATILATGGAGQLYPITSNPIQKTGDGFAIAYNEGAELIDMEMVQFHPTGMVGTGILVTEAVRGEGGILYNKNKERFMARYDKEKMELSTRDVVARAIYREIKEGRGVNGGVYLDVSHLPKEVIEKKLETMYKQFLRFGIDIRKEPMIVSPTAHHFMGGLKINEKCETNIKGLFACGEVAGGIHGANRLGGNALADTQVFGAIAGRSAKEFVEELSEKTVPNIGEEIFNIWEEIEGLSGNITPYNLIDELKKTMWEYVSIIRNEDGLKKALKKFNEIEKNLSEIKIHGVVDLKNYFELKNMLTVAKLITKSAIYRKESRGAHYREDFPETKDEWKGNIIIQKDKICFKKII